A window of Vibrio ishigakensis contains these coding sequences:
- the recD gene encoding exodeoxyribonuclease V subunit alpha, with translation MSSIETKPSPQQLDTELAKKINQQGWMGWLELFAELGLLRQLDLQLARFLASKERAIDPDATAILVAAVSFELSKGNSCLRLSNTWSPLDTFSAKQLESLIAPHLLEVDWQAHAQSSSLIKSLPEQEMRPLVFEFESLYLQKYWQFESQLAAKLVQLSEPVELDANTKQSMATELNRLFAWQWGFLFKDLKKLENASDIEWQQVICESLDIELVDLVPWQDVLKVAKGATRSEELASLADLIPLKACKNYQKVAAATALLRRLCVISGGPGTGKTTTVSKLLAALVSSSEEKLNIKLAAPTGKAAARLTESIGNAIDSLPVSPEIKERIPTSASTIHRLLGARANRVDFKHNASNPLHLDLLILDEASMVDLPLMYKLLDALPSHARLILLGDKDQLSSVEAGAVLGDICSLQTGFSLSHKQALSQLTGFDYSNEAMSRSAVADSLSTLRKSYRFHSRSGIGMLARAINEGDANKSALLLNHGLEDVAHTPLDSDNYAALIGELANQYKTYLKDDIGAEQSMREYAAEVLKRFAKTRLLCAVREGEFGVEGLNHNIEQKLASKGLIATVRDTWYMGRPIMVTSNDHGQQLYNGDIGICLMDEGEGRLKVYFEQPDGSVKAILPSRVPPHETAFAMTIHKSQGSEFENTYLILPKQMSPVLTRELFYTGVTRAKSYLKVVADEAIVKRSVIRKTERSSHLADRLNVQS, from the coding sequence ATGAGCAGTATTGAAACCAAACCGAGCCCTCAGCAATTAGATACGGAGCTTGCTAAAAAGATAAACCAACAAGGCTGGATGGGATGGCTAGAGCTGTTTGCCGAGCTTGGTCTGCTGCGTCAACTGGATCTGCAATTAGCAAGGTTTCTTGCTAGTAAAGAGCGTGCTATCGACCCAGATGCCACCGCAATCTTGGTTGCGGCTGTCAGCTTTGAACTCAGCAAGGGGAACAGCTGTTTAAGACTCTCGAATACCTGGTCTCCGCTGGATACCTTTTCTGCCAAACAGCTTGAGTCCCTGATTGCTCCGCACCTTCTTGAGGTTGATTGGCAAGCTCATGCTCAAAGCTCGAGCCTCATTAAGAGCCTACCGGAGCAGGAGATGCGTCCGCTGGTGTTTGAGTTTGAGAGCCTATACCTGCAAAAATATTGGCAATTTGAATCCCAGTTGGCGGCAAAACTAGTTCAGCTTTCCGAGCCGGTAGAGTTAGATGCAAATACCAAGCAGAGTATGGCTACTGAGCTAAACAGATTGTTTGCTTGGCAGTGGGGCTTTTTGTTCAAAGACCTGAAAAAGCTAGAGAATGCTAGCGATATCGAGTGGCAGCAGGTTATTTGTGAGTCCCTAGATATTGAGCTTGTTGACTTAGTTCCTTGGCAGGACGTTCTTAAGGTTGCCAAGGGGGCGACTCGCTCAGAGGAACTAGCATCGCTGGCGGATCTCATCCCGCTCAAGGCGTGTAAAAACTATCAAAAAGTGGCGGCGGCTACGGCGCTTCTACGCAGATTGTGTGTTATCTCTGGAGGCCCAGGTACGGGCAAGACCACCACTGTCTCCAAACTATTGGCGGCGCTAGTAAGCTCAAGCGAAGAGAAACTGAATATCAAGCTAGCCGCACCGACGGGTAAGGCTGCAGCAAGGCTGACCGAATCTATCGGTAATGCCATCGACTCGCTTCCAGTCTCCCCTGAGATAAAGGAGCGCATTCCGACCAGTGCCAGTACCATTCACAGACTGCTGGGAGCGAGAGCTAATCGTGTGGACTTCAAACACAATGCCTCTAATCCTCTGCACTTAGATCTGTTAATCCTCGATGAAGCCTCTATGGTCGACCTACCACTGATGTACAAGCTTCTGGATGCTTTGCCGTCCCACGCAAGACTGATTCTATTGGGTGATAAAGACCAGCTTTCTTCGGTAGAGGCCGGTGCTGTGCTCGGAGATATCTGTTCATTGCAAACTGGGTTCAGCCTTTCCCATAAACAAGCCCTAAGTCAGCTAACGGGCTTTGACTACTCCAATGAAGCTATGAGCCGAAGTGCGGTAGCGGACAGCTTGAGTACCCTACGTAAGAGCTATCGATTCCATAGTCGCTCTGGGATTGGCATGTTGGCTCGCGCTATCAATGAGGGTGATGCCAATAAATCCGCACTCTTACTTAACCACGGACTTGAGGATGTGGCTCATACCCCCCTTGATAGCGATAACTATGCCGCCCTTATCGGTGAGTTGGCGAACCAGTACAAGACTTATTTGAAGGATGACATTGGTGCTGAGCAATCTATGCGTGAATACGCTGCCGAGGTTTTAAAGCGTTTTGCTAAGACACGCCTTCTGTGCGCGGTACGTGAGGGAGAGTTTGGTGTTGAAGGGCTAAACCATAACATAGAGCAGAAGCTAGCAAGCAAGGGGTTGATCGCTACTGTGCGTGATACTTGGTATATGGGCAGGCCTATTATGGTGACCAGTAATGACCATGGTCAGCAGCTGTATAACGGCGATATTGGTATCTGCTTGATGGATGAGGGTGAAGGGCGACTCAAGGTCTATTTTGAGCAGCCAGATGGCAGTGTTAAAGCCATCTTGCCATCACGTGTACCGCCTCACGAGACCGCCTTTGCCATGACCATACACAAGTCGCAGGGTAGTGAGTTTGAGAATACCTATCTGATTTTGCCAAAACAGATGTCACCTGTGCTGACGCGAGAGCTATTTTATACCGGTGTGACTCGAGCTAAATCTTATTTGAAGGTAGTGGCTGACGAGGCGATAGTGAAGCGCTCGGTCATTCGTAAGACCGAGCGTAGCAGCCACTTGGCAGATAGATTAAACGTCCAGAGCTAA
- the argA gene encoding amino-acid N-acetyltransferase — translation MMDRSTELVKGFRQSTPYVNAHRDKTMVIYLSGEAVSHSNFPNIVSDIALLHSLGVKLVLVYGARPQIDQRLQLQNLETNYHKQVRVTDSTTLPQVMQAAGQLQLAITAHLSMSLNNTPMAGTDLNIVSGNFVIAQPLGVEDGIDYQHSGRVRRIDVQGINRSLEQGSIVLIGPVAGSVTGECFNLVSEELATKIAIKLQAAKLIGFTPEQGYVSPEGAVVPELMPQQVANILKEELAFGCSKRFLQAALHACRRGVQRSHLISYAEDGALIQELFSRDGIGTQIVTESAEQIRQATIDDIGGILDLISPLESDGILVRRSREQLEQEIEQFTIIIKDEMIIGCVALYPYPEDGMAEMACLAIHPDYRDGNRGAHLLTHMRHQADCLDITQLFILTTHSLHWFREQGFSEIQISELPIKKRDLYNFQRNSKILALDV, via the coding sequence ATGATGGATCGCAGTACTGAGCTAGTAAAAGGATTTAGACAATCCACCCCATACGTTAATGCACACCGTGATAAAACCATGGTGATCTACCTCAGTGGTGAGGCGGTCAGTCATAGCAATTTTCCTAACATCGTCAGTGATATCGCCCTTTTGCACAGCCTAGGGGTGAAACTGGTTCTGGTCTACGGCGCACGCCCACAGATAGACCAGCGCCTGCAACTGCAGAACCTAGAAACTAATTATCATAAACAGGTAAGGGTGACCGACTCCACCACCTTGCCACAGGTAATGCAGGCCGCCGGTCAACTTCAGTTGGCCATTACCGCCCATCTTTCTATGAGCCTCAACAATACCCCAATGGCGGGAACCGACCTCAATATTGTTAGTGGTAACTTTGTTATTGCCCAGCCTCTGGGTGTAGAAGATGGCATCGATTATCAACACAGTGGTCGAGTGCGTCGTATAGACGTACAAGGTATCAACCGCTCTCTCGAGCAAGGTTCGATTGTGCTGATCGGCCCTGTTGCTGGTTCCGTAACTGGGGAGTGCTTTAATCTGGTATCGGAAGAGCTTGCCACCAAAATAGCGATCAAGCTTCAAGCTGCCAAACTTATTGGATTTACACCTGAGCAAGGCTATGTCAGCCCTGAAGGTGCGGTCGTGCCTGAGCTAATGCCTCAGCAGGTCGCTAACATTCTTAAGGAGGAGCTTGCCTTTGGTTGCAGTAAGCGATTCCTTCAGGCAGCACTGCATGCCTGTCGCAGAGGCGTTCAGCGCAGTCACCTCATCAGCTATGCTGAAGACGGTGCACTCATTCAAGAGCTGTTCTCTCGCGATGGTATCGGTACTCAAATCGTAACCGAGAGCGCTGAGCAGATCCGTCAAGCGACTATCGATGATATTGGCGGGATACTCGACCTCATCAGCCCACTTGAGAGCGACGGTATTCTGGTACGCCGCTCAAGAGAGCAATTAGAGCAAGAGATAGAGCAGTTCACCATCATCATCAAAGACGAGATGATCATAGGCTGTGTGGCGCTCTATCCTTATCCAGAGGATGGCATGGCCGAGATGGCCTGCCTTGCGATACACCCCGACTACCGCGACGGTAACCGAGGCGCACATCTTCTCACACATATGAGACACCAAGCCGATTGCTTGGACATCACACAGTTGTTTATCCTAACCACCCACAGCCTGCACTGGTTTAGAGAGCAAGGGTTTAGCGAGATTCAGATCAGCGAATTGCCTATCAAGAAGCGGGATCTATACAACTTCCAACGAAACTCAAAGATCTTAGCTCTGGACGTTTAA
- the mltA gene encoding murein transglycosylase A: MRKISFSILFSLLLAGCAQDTERGQQYLDENLEQPLTQVNQIETNAYRDLNSFDDQAKEVLDNSPSMAKKYTDLYQTLSEWALQSGNPDELENYGVQVAQMRGGDKQGNVLFTGYFSPVIELRHQPDNEYKYPVYGLPKCTSQCPTRAQIYEGALEGEGLELGYANNRIDPFLMEVQGSGFVHFGDDNSMQYFAYAGKNNRPYVSIGRILIERGLVPREKMSLKAIKQWVEENDEETVRELLEQNPSFVFFTPKDDLAVRGTAGIPLLPLASVAGDRDLLPMGTPILAEVPLLNADGTWSGSHALRLLIVLDTGGAVKQNHLDLYHGMGPRAGVQSGHYKHFGRVWKLGLENSPTEKPWQVPSK, translated from the coding sequence ATGCGCAAAATCTCTTTCTCTATCCTCTTCTCCCTGCTGTTGGCAGGTTGTGCCCAAGACACCGAACGTGGGCAACAATATCTAGACGAAAATCTAGAACAGCCCCTCACCCAAGTAAACCAGATAGAGACCAATGCCTATCGTGACCTCAACTCGTTTGACGATCAGGCAAAAGAGGTTTTAGACAATTCGCCTTCGATGGCAAAGAAATATACCGACCTTTATCAAACACTTTCTGAGTGGGCGCTGCAAAGTGGTAATCCAGATGAACTTGAGAACTATGGCGTTCAAGTGGCGCAGATGCGCGGAGGCGACAAGCAAGGCAATGTGCTGTTCACTGGCTATTTTTCACCAGTTATTGAGCTGAGACATCAACCAGATAATGAGTATAAGTACCCGGTTTATGGTCTGCCTAAATGTACCAGTCAATGTCCTACCCGAGCTCAGATCTATGAGGGAGCGTTAGAGGGAGAGGGGTTAGAACTTGGTTATGCCAATAATCGTATCGACCCATTCTTGATGGAAGTGCAGGGCAGCGGCTTTGTGCATTTCGGTGATGATAACAGCATGCAGTACTTTGCTTACGCAGGTAAGAACAATCGCCCTTATGTGAGCATAGGCCGAATCCTAATCGAGCGTGGTTTGGTGCCACGTGAGAAGATGTCCTTAAAGGCGATTAAACAGTGGGTAGAAGAGAACGATGAAGAAACGGTTCGTGAGCTTCTCGAGCAGAATCCTTCGTTTGTATTCTTTACACCAAAAGACGACTTAGCAGTCAGAGGTACGGCGGGTATTCCGCTTCTACCACTTGCTTCAGTGGCAGGTGACAGAGACCTGCTTCCAATGGGGACACCTATCCTTGCAGAAGTGCCATTGCTAAATGCAGACGGCACTTGGTCAGGATCGCATGCGTTGCGTCTTCTTATTGTGCTAGATACTGGCGGTGCGGTTAAGCAGAACCACTTAGACCTTTATCATGGTATGGGACCAAGGGCGGGCGTTCAGTCTGGCCACTATAAACACTTTGGTCGAGTGTGGAAGCTGGGGCTGGAAAACAGCCCAACGGAAAAGCCATGGCAGGTTCCGAGCAAATAA
- the tcdA gene encoding tRNA cyclic N6-threonylcarbamoyladenosine(37) synthase TcdA, whose protein sequence is MRELTSPASESYDQRFGGTRRLYGNSEVEILRAAHVCVIGIGGVGSWAVEALARSGIGELTLIDMDDVCVTNINRQIHAMTGTVGQSKIEVMAERVKLINPDCKVNLIDDFIDSDNQAEYLSKEYDYVLDAIDSVKAKASLLAYCRSNKIKVITIGGAGGQVDPTQICVADLSRTVQDPLAKKIKDQLRRFHNFSKNPKRKFGIDCVYSTEQLKYPQADGSVCAVKATAEGPKRMDCATGFGAATVVTATFGFVAVSRIIEKIIQKHS, encoded by the coding sequence ATGCGAGAGTTGACCAGCCCAGCATCTGAATCTTATGACCAACGCTTTGGTGGCACGCGCCGACTTTACGGTAACAGTGAAGTTGAGATTCTGCGTGCGGCGCACGTGTGCGTGATTGGTATCGGTGGGGTAGGCTCGTGGGCCGTTGAGGCCTTGGCTCGAAGCGGTATTGGTGAGCTGACGCTTATCGATATGGACGATGTGTGTGTGACTAACATCAACCGTCAGATCCATGCAATGACAGGTACAGTGGGCCAAAGCAAGATCGAGGTGATGGCAGAGCGAGTGAAGCTTATCAACCCGGATTGTAAGGTGAATCTGATCGATGATTTTATCGACTCAGACAACCAAGCCGAGTACCTGAGTAAAGAATATGACTATGTGTTAGATGCTATCGACAGTGTTAAAGCTAAGGCGTCTTTGCTTGCCTATTGCCGTAGCAACAAGATCAAAGTGATTACTATCGGCGGTGCTGGTGGTCAGGTGGACCCGACCCAGATCTGTGTGGCAGATCTAAGCCGTACGGTGCAAGACCCGCTAGCTAAAAAGATCAAAGATCAGCTACGTCGCTTCCATAATTTCAGCAAGAACCCAAAGCGTAAGTTTGGTATCGACTGTGTCTACTCAACTGAACAGCTCAAGTATCCTCAAGCAGATGGCAGCGTATGTGCGGTGAAAGCTACCGCTGAAGGGCCAAAACGTATGGACTGTGCCACAGGCTTTGGCGCAGCGACTGTGGTTACGGCTACCTTTGGCTTTGTGGCGGTATCGCGTATCATTGAGAAAATAATCCAAAAACACAGTTAA
- a CDS encoding SufE family protein, giving the protein MSELTQFFENNPYGNQLSESDIVSKMQTLSGWEQRYRQVIQWGKKLPSLDEALRNEQVTVAGCESQVWLLGELVEDKWQFAADSDARIVRGLIAIALAALNNKTAQEIQGFDIDGYFESLGLIEHLSPSRGNGLKAIVDQIKGMV; this is encoded by the coding sequence ATGTCTGAGCTCACTCAATTTTTCGAGAATAACCCTTACGGAAACCAACTCAGCGAATCTGATATCGTGTCCAAGATGCAGACCTTGTCTGGTTGGGAGCAGAGATATCGTCAAGTAATCCAGTGGGGCAAGAAATTGCCTAGCTTGGATGAAGCCCTGCGTAATGAGCAAGTAACGGTTGCTGGTTGTGAAAGTCAGGTGTGGCTTCTTGGTGAACTAGTCGAAGATAAGTGGCAGTTTGCTGCAGATTCCGATGCACGTATCGTACGCGGTTTGATTGCGATTGCCCTTGCAGCGCTAAACAATAAAACGGCACAAGAGATCCAAGGATTTGATATTGATGGGTATTTTGAAAGTTTAGGCTTGATTGAACACCTAAGTCCGTCCAGAGGCAATGGCCTAAAGGCGATTGTCGACCAGATCAAAGGCATGGTTTAA
- the csdA gene encoding cysteine desulfurase CsdA, with protein MFDIQAIRAQFPALADTDIVYLDSAATTQKPKAVIDTITDYYSARNANVHRGSHSLTAQATTSFEQARATVRGFINAKSTKEIVWTRGATEAINLIAQTYGRNTLSTGDEILVSEMEHHANIVPWQLVSEQTGAKVVKVPMTADCQLDMQAFEASLSSSTKIVAISHVSNVTGTRHPIEQMIKLAKQNGSTVVVDGAQGIVHEAVDMQALDCDFYVFSGHKLFAPTGIGVLYGKLELLEAMPPWHGGGKMVQKVSFDGTSFSDLPGKFEAGTPNVAGALALATAINWLKEVGIENADQHVKTLQKRAFEGLSKIEDIKMIGFQDGASVISFVMDGVHHQDMATLLDQQGVALRAGHHCAHPFMDALNIKGTVRASFAVYNTIEEVDRFIAAVEKAADML; from the coding sequence GTGTTTGATATCCAAGCCATAAGAGCACAATTTCCAGCTTTAGCAGACACAGATATCGTCTATCTGGACAGCGCCGCGACCACGCAAAAACCCAAAGCGGTAATCGACACCATTACTGACTACTACTCAGCTCGCAACGCCAATGTGCATAGGGGCAGCCATAGTTTGACAGCGCAAGCTACCACCTCTTTTGAACAGGCTCGAGCAACGGTCAGAGGCTTTATCAATGCCAAATCAACCAAAGAGATAGTCTGGACGCGCGGTGCAACTGAGGCGATAAACCTTATCGCTCAGACTTACGGTAGAAACACCCTAAGCACAGGCGACGAAATCTTGGTAAGCGAGATGGAGCATCACGCCAATATAGTGCCCTGGCAATTGGTCTCTGAGCAGACGGGAGCTAAAGTGGTTAAGGTGCCTATGACCGCTGACTGTCAGCTCGATATGCAAGCCTTTGAGGCGAGCCTCAGCTCGAGTACAAAGATAGTAGCCATCAGTCATGTATCTAACGTTACCGGCACGCGTCACCCTATCGAGCAGATGATCAAACTAGCAAAGCAGAACGGTAGCACTGTAGTTGTCGATGGCGCTCAAGGCATAGTGCATGAGGCTGTTGATATGCAGGCACTGGACTGCGACTTCTATGTTTTTTCCGGCCATAAGCTGTTTGCTCCTACAGGTATCGGAGTCCTCTACGGAAAACTAGAATTACTTGAAGCTATGCCCCCTTGGCATGGCGGTGGCAAGATGGTGCAAAAGGTGAGCTTTGACGGCACCTCGTTTAGTGACCTTCCAGGCAAGTTTGAAGCGGGCACTCCCAATGTTGCAGGAGCGCTAGCCTTAGCTACGGCCATCAACTGGCTTAAAGAGGTTGGTATTGAGAACGCTGATCAGCACGTAAAGACACTACAGAAGCGCGCTTTTGAGGGTTTATCCAAGATAGAAGATATAAAGATGATCGGCTTTCAAGATGGTGCGAGCGTCATCAGCTTTGTTATGGATGGTGTGCATCATCAAGATATGGCCACTCTACTAGACCAGCAAGGAGTTGCTCTGCGAGCGGGACACCACTGTGCGCATCCGTTTATGGATGCTTTGAACATCAAGGGCACAGTGCGCGCCTCATTTGCGGTTTATAACACTATTGAGGAAGTGGACCGATTTATCGCTGCCGTAGAGAAAGCGGCGGATATGCTTTAG
- a CDS encoding DJ-1 family glyoxalase III: MTIKALVPIAPGTEEMEAITIIDTLIRADYEVTIASADFEGKLTFDGSRGIPLTAHKKLVEVADEEFDVIALPGGVGGAEVFRDSILLIEMIKQQKYDGRLNAAICASPALVLQHHDIYPESLMTCHPSFKSHIPEDLWRQKRVTYDINNKLLTSQGPASAFEFAIEIITLLSGKAHAWKVAEPMVPLPNLNISDLGEKRV, translated from the coding sequence ATGACAATTAAAGCCCTAGTTCCTATCGCTCCCGGCACAGAAGAGATGGAAGCGATAACCATCATAGACACCCTGATCCGAGCCGATTACGAGGTGACTATTGCCAGTGCAGACTTTGAAGGCAAGCTAACCTTTGATGGCTCACGAGGCATCCCTTTAACTGCTCATAAAAAGTTGGTAGAAGTTGCTGACGAAGAGTTTGATGTTATTGCTCTACCCGGCGGTGTTGGTGGTGCAGAGGTGTTTCGCGACAGCATTCTTCTTATCGAGATGATCAAGCAGCAAAAATATGATGGCAGGCTCAATGCCGCAATCTGCGCTAGCCCAGCTCTTGTTCTTCAGCACCATGATATCTATCCAGAAAGCCTGATGACCTGCCACCCGAGTTTTAAGTCTCATATTCCAGAAGATCTGTGGCGTCAAAAGCGTGTTACCTATGACATCAACAACAAGCTTTTAACCAGCCAAGGGCCAGCCAGCGCATTCGAATTTGCTATCGAAATCATTACCCTGTTGTCCGGTAAGGCACACGCATGGAAGGTAGCAGAGCCTATGGTGCCACTGCCTAACCTAAACATCTCTGACCTTGGAGAAAAACGTGTTTGA
- the panE gene encoding 2-dehydropantoate 2-reductase gives MKITVVGLGAIGSLFAYSLQKAGHQVSVWTRDNALSKTLKLDEHESLNFPANKTQLLEQADLVLICTKSWQLQNVLEQTLAFIPLSTPIVISHNGMGAIEKAQTLLDGRPILFATTTHGALKKDAETVLHTGIGQTVIGPYSKQALNLENLAQIFDSALPNAVWQTNIKQALWNKLAINCCINPLTAIFDCKNGELDTPDSLQIIETLCDEITQVMLVEGYKADSDTLFNTAKSVIKATSANYSSMHQDVSHQRVTEIDYITGYLLDCAKAHAIHTPYNQELYNKIKKLEASYDN, from the coding sequence TTGAAGATTACTGTTGTTGGCCTCGGCGCCATTGGCTCTTTGTTCGCCTACTCACTCCAAAAAGCGGGCCATCAGGTTTCAGTCTGGACTCGTGACAATGCTCTTAGCAAAACACTCAAGCTAGACGAGCATGAAAGCCTTAATTTCCCAGCAAACAAAACCCAACTTCTTGAGCAAGCCGATCTCGTGCTTATTTGCACAAAATCTTGGCAGTTGCAAAACGTTCTAGAGCAGACCCTAGCCTTCATTCCATTGAGCACACCTATCGTCATCTCTCACAATGGCATGGGAGCCATAGAAAAGGCTCAAACTCTGCTAGACGGGCGCCCTATCCTGTTTGCAACCACTACCCATGGTGCACTCAAAAAAGATGCTGAAACAGTGCTTCATACAGGTATTGGACAAACAGTAATTGGTCCATATTCAAAACAAGCTTTGAATCTAGAAAATCTGGCTCAGATATTCGATAGCGCTCTACCTAATGCTGTGTGGCAAACAAACATCAAGCAGGCTCTGTGGAATAAGCTCGCCATCAACTGCTGTATCAACCCACTCACAGCCATATTCGATTGCAAAAATGGAGAGTTGGATACTCCTGACAGCCTTCAAATCATCGAAACTCTCTGCGATGAGATAACCCAAGTTATGCTTGTAGAAGGCTACAAAGCCGATTCAGATACTCTGTTTAACACCGCAAAATCGGTCATCAAAGCGACCTCAGCCAACTATTCATCAATGCATCAAGACGTTTCGCACCAAAGAGTGACTGAGATTGACTATATTACAGGGTATCTTTTGGACTGCGCTAAAGCACATGCGATTCATACCCCATACAATCAAGAGCTATATAATAAAATCAAAAAGTTAGAGGCAAGCTATGACAATTAA
- a CDS encoding nucleoside-specific channel-forming Tsx family protein produces the protein MRKSLLTLGLLAATSAPVMAADYSDGDIHKNDYKFLQFNLMGAFDEKPGNSNHDYLEMEFGGRSGIFDLYGYVDVFNLLSNPSSDKADADAKIFMKFAPRMSLDALTKKDLSFGPVQELYIASEITWDGVTTNPDKGTFGVNQQKIGIGSDIMVPWFGKMGLNLYGNYDSNVKDWNGFQVSTNWFKPFYFFENGSFISYQGYIDYQFGMKDEYATSSNGGAWFNGIYWHSERYAVGYGLKLYKDVYGIKDTDAFESSGVGHYVSVTYKF, from the coding sequence ATGCGTAAATCTTTACTTACTCTTGGCTTGCTAGCAGCAACCTCTGCGCCAGTAATGGCTGCTGATTATTCTGATGGTGATATCCACAAGAACGATTACAAATTCCTTCAATTCAACCTTATGGGTGCTTTTGATGAGAAACCAGGTAACTCAAACCACGACTACCTAGAGATGGAATTTGGCGGTCGTTCAGGTATCTTCGATCTGTACGGTTACGTTGATGTATTCAACCTACTAAGCAACCCAAGCTCTGATAAAGCAGACGCTGATGCGAAAATCTTCATGAAGTTCGCACCTCGTATGTCTCTAGACGCACTAACTAAGAAAGACCTTTCTTTCGGTCCAGTTCAAGAGCTTTACATCGCTTCTGAAATCACTTGGGACGGTGTTACAACTAACCCAGACAAGGGCACTTTCGGTGTTAACCAACAGAAGATCGGTATCGGTTCTGACATCATGGTTCCTTGGTTTGGCAAAATGGGCCTAAACCTTTACGGTAACTACGATTCAAACGTTAAAGACTGGAACGGTTTCCAAGTTTCTACTAACTGGTTCAAGCCTTTCTACTTCTTCGAAAACGGTTCTTTCATCTCTTACCAGGGTTACATCGATTATCAATTCGGTATGAAGGATGAGTACGCTACTTCAAGCAATGGTGGCGCATGGTTCAACGGCATCTACTGGCACAGCGAGCGCTACGCAGTAGGTTACGGTCTTAAGCTATACAAAGATGTATACGGCATCAAAGACACTGACGCATTCGAATCTTCAGGCGTAGGTCACTACGTTTCTGTAACTTACAAGTTCTAA